The genomic window GTGACCACTTCATTACCTATCCATTGCTCAAGGCTTGCGCCGAGAAACACGGCCCCCTGTCACTTATCCACTTTGATGCGCATTCGGACACCTGGGAAGACGAGGTGGGTCGTATCGATCATGGCACCATGTTCTGGCACGCTGCCCAGGATGGCACCGTGGATCCCGGGCGTTCCATCCAGCTCGGCATGCGCACCCATAATCCCGATACTCATGGTTACAACGTCTATGACGCCGACTGGGTGCACGACCATAGCGCCGCCGAGGCGATCGCAAAAATTCATGAAACCGTGGGCGACAATCCCTGCTACCTGACCTTTGATATCGATTGCCTCGACCCTTCCTTTGCGCCGGGGACGGGCACGCCGGTGGTGGGGGGACTATCCACGCAACAGGCGCTGCGTATCCTCCGCGGCCTAGGCGGTCTGAACATCGTGGGGATGGATCTGGTGGAGGTGGCTCCCGCGTATGACGTGTCAGAGGTGACGGCGCTGGCAGGGGCGACCCTGGCGCTGAACATGCTGTGTATTTATTCCGAGAGGAGCGCCTGATGCTGGAGATGATCGAGTTTGATGTCGCCGATGCCGTGGCCTGGAAAATTTCCGGCAAGGTGACCGAAGAGGATATGCAGCGGGCCCTGGATGCGCTGCGGGAAAAACTAAATGCTCATGCCAAGGTGTCTGTTTACCAGGAAATCGAGAGCTTTGGCGGTGTCGAGCTCGACGCGGTCATGGAGAAAATGCAGTTTCTATCGGAGTTCGGCCTAAACATGTTTGCAAGAATTGCAGTGGTCACGGACAAGCGATGGGTGCAGCG from Congregibacter litoralis KT71 includes these protein-coding regions:
- the speB gene encoding agmatinase, whose translation is MEFSSDLAFTRENDRGTVVEPSYGGATSFMRRRYTRNLENIDVAVVGIPYDLATTNRSGTRLGPRAIRSISSNLSWETAVNGWGYDPFERISVVDYGDFGFDPGLPADIPAVLESQAREILKSDTAILALGGDHFITYPLLKACAEKHGPLSLIHFDAHSDTWEDEVGRIDHGTMFWHAAQDGTVDPGRSIQLGMRTHNPDTHGYNVYDADWVHDHSAAEAIAKIHETVGDNPCYLTFDIDCLDPSFAPGTGTPVVGGLSTQQALRILRGLGGLNIVGMDLVEVAPAYDVSEVTALAGATLALNMLCIYSERSA
- a CDS encoding STAS/SEC14 domain-containing protein, translating into MLEMIEFDVADAVAWKISGKVTEEDMQRALDALREKLNAHAKVSVYQEIESFGGVELDAVMEKMQFLSEFGLNMFARIAVVTDKRWVQRVLSWEDRVFRNIDMRAFSVEERERAFNFLAYGDDPGSSPATA